The sequence below is a genomic window from Dyadobacter chenwenxiniae.
GTGGCCATGTCGTCCCTACTCGATCCTCCCGTGAGCTCAGTTACGCAGCCTTCATTTGAAATGGGCCAGCAAGCCACATCCCTGCTTTTGGATTTGATAGAAAGCAAAAATACCCCGGCCGAATATGAGACCAGGGTATTGCCTTCAAACCTTGTAATTAACAAATCGTCGATGCGCGTTAGCAAATAACTACCGGGTAATGACTACCCCGTAATCGTCACCCCGTAATCGTTTTCAACTTTCTTTCGAATTCTGAAAGGATCTTTTCTTTCATTTGCACTTTCCGCTTCTGAATGTTGATGCGGCCAGCTGCCTGCTTGTCTTGCTCAGGATCGCCGGTTGCAGTTCTGTCAAATTCCAGTATGGCAAATTCCAAATCGCTCTTTTCACGTTTTGCCAGCCATTCGAGCTCTCTGTATTTCGTCCTGAGTTGTTCTTCAGGGCTTTTCAATTCGAAAGCGGGATATTTTCTGCTGATCACACGTGCCAGATAGCTTAGCTCAAAGATCTTATCACAAACCATCCTGAAACGCTCTGCAAGCTCCTTATCAGCCATTTTGAAAGGAATTTTAATTTCCTTCCATTTGCTCAAAAGCACTTTTGCTTCCTGTGACGCTTCGATAATGTCTGGTGCACGCAGCAATGTCTCAGCTTGTTGCAGTAATTTCTGTTGTTCCACAATCCTTGGGTCAACGCGCACTTTCGGCTCGATGCCTTTGGCCAGATTGTATTTGTCGTAAAACAATTTCAAAAAGTGCCTGTAAGCCTTATTGACTTTGAAAAAACGCTTTGGCGGCACTTCTCCAATGTTATTCCATGCATTACGCACTTCCCTCGCTTTCTGATAAGCGTCGTCCAAATCACGCGAATAACTAAGCGTTTTGGTAATTTTGATCAGCTTCTCATATTCCTCGATGCGGAATTGATTTATTTTATTCTGCTCGTCGAAATAATCCCTGCGGCGTTGGAAGAAATTATCCAGGATTTGCTGAAAAGTGGTTTCAACCTCCTCCTGATATTCTTTTTCAACCGGCCCTGTACGGATCCATTTCGCTTTGATTTCCTGAATTTGATCCGTTGCGGTGGTGTAATCTTCAATAGCCGCTGCAACTTTCACATCTTCAATCAATGCCCGTTTGATTTCCAGGTTTTTAAGCTGGTTAACCTCGATCAAACCCTTCAGATACTCCTCTTTTTCTTCCAGTCTCTGCAACAACGGAACAAAGTCCCCAAGTGCATCAAAACCTTTAAGCTTACGTTGAAGCTGGATCAGCTTGGTAAGATAAGATCCTTTGTTAAGTGCCTCATCTATTTCTTTTTCCAACTGCTCCACTTTGTTCAGGACGATGTTAAAACGATTCTTAAAATAGTCAATCGCTTCTTGCTCAGTCCGCTTTACTTCTCCAATTTGCCGGTCGGGGAATTCCAAATACCCCTTTAAAAATACTTTGCTGTCTTTAACGTAGCCGTATTCATCATTCAATGTGGCATTTTCCATTCTTTCAATTTTTTATCTGCTAAGTGTAGGGATAATAACGATATTTGTTACGCACAAATTAAACAAAAAATGAGTAACGAAACCATAATTTTCTCAATGTCGGGGGTTAACAAAATCATTCCTCCAAACCGGCATATCATTAAAAACATCTATTTATCCTTTTTTTATGGTGCTAAAATCGGGGTTTTAGGTTTAAACGGATCAGGTAAGTCGACGCTTTTACGCGTTATAGCAGGAATTGATAAGGACATTCAGGGAGACGTGGTTTTTTCTCCCGGATATTCAGTGGGAATGCTTGAACAAGAGCCAAAACTAGACCCTACCAAGACTGTAAGAGAGGTTGTAGAAGAGGGCGTTCAGGAGATCGTTGACCTTTTGAATGAATTTGAAAAAATAAATGAAGCATTCGGAGAAGAGGATGCAGATTTCGATAAACTCCTTGAACGTCAGGGAGAAGTGCAGGAAAAACTGGATGCAACAGACGCCTGGAATTTAGATAATCGTCTGGAAGTGGCCATGGACGCATTGCGCTGTCCGCCTTCGGATGCATTGGTTTCAACACTTTCCGGTGGTGAAAAACGCCGGGTTGCATTGTGCCGCTTGCTGCTTCGCCAGCCTGATGTTTTGCTTCTGGATGAGCCTACTAACCACTTGGATGCGGAATCTGTGCTTTGGCTGGAAGAGCATTTGAGACAATATAAAGGAACGGTCATTGCCGTAACCCACGATCGTTACTTCCTGGATAATGTCGCTGGCTGGATCCTCGAACTGGATCGCGGCGAAGGCATTCCATGGAAAGGAAATTACACTTCTTGGCTTGAACAGAAGCAGGAACGTTTGAAAAAAGAAGAAAAAACAGAGTCGAAACGCCAGAAAACATTGCAGCGCGAGCTGGAATGGGTGCGCATGGGTGCAAAAGGTCGTCAGGCCAAGTCCAAGGCTCGCTTGGGCGCTTACGAGCGCTTATTAGGCGAAGAAGGCCGCGAGAAAGAAGAAAAATTGGAGATCTTCATTCCAGCCGGACCTCGTCTTGGCAACAAGGTGATTGAAGCGCATAATGTTTCGATGGGCTTCGGTGACAGGCTTTTATATGAAAACCTAAACTTCGCTTTGCCCCCAAACGGCATTGTCGGCATTATTGGACCAAACGGTGCGGGTAAAACGACACTCTTCAAACTCATAACGGGTCAATTAAAACCGCTAAGCGGACATTTTGATGTCGGCGACACGGTAGAACTGGCTTATGTGGATCAGGAACATGATAATCTGGACCCTGTTAAGACTGTTTACCAAAGCATTGCGGATGGAAATGACTGGATCATGATCGCAGGCAAGCAATCCAATGCGAGAGCTTATGTGAGCCGTTTCAACTTCGGCGGCGGCGATCAGGAAAAGAAGGTTGGTAACCTGTCGGGTGGAGAAAGAAACCGCGTGCATTTGGCGATGACATTGAAAGAAGGCGGCAACTTGCTTTTGCTCGATGAACCTACCAATGACCTGGACATTAACACTTTGCGTGCATTAGAAGAAGGTTTAGAAAACTTTGCGGGCTGTGCAGTAATCATATCCCACGACCGGTGGTTCCTGGACCGCGTTGCCACACACATTCTTGCTTTTGAAGGTGATTCTCAGGTTTATTGGTTTGAAGGAAATTTCTCTGAATATGAGGAGAACCGGAAAAAACGAATGGGCTCAGATCTGACGCCAAAGCGCATCAAATACAAAAAATTGGCTTAATCAGAAACAGTTAAACATTATCAATGAGTCAGATTTCATCTTTGGATAAAATACATTTCATATCAATTGGTGGCAGCGTAATGCATAATCTTGCCATTGCGCTCCATTTAAAAGGATTTATCATCACAGGTTCCGACGACGAGATATATGAACCATCTGTAAGCCGGCTTGCGAAATACGATTTGCTTCCGACCGTAACAGGTTGGTTTCCAGAAAAAATAACGGCTGATCTCTCGGCCGTTATTTTGGGAATGCACGCTCGTCAGGACAATCCTGAGTTGGCAAAAGCGAATGAATTGGGGATTAAAGTGTATTCTTATCCTGAATATATTTTTGAACAAAGCCAGAACAAACAACGCGTGGTCATCGCCGGAAGTCATGGGAAAACAACCATTACTTCAATGATCCTGCACGTTTTAAACTTCAATAAGCGCGTTTTCAATTATCTCGTCGGCGCGCAGATCGAGGGGTTTGATAACATGGTGAAGCTTTCGGAAGAAGCGCCGCTCATTGTGATTGAAGGGGATGAATATTTCACATCGCCCTTGGATCCGACACCCAAATTCATGCATTATCAGCCGCATATCGCACTCATCAGCGGCATTGCGTGGGATCATTTCAATGTATTCCCAACTTGGGAATCCTATGTAAAACAATTTGAATTGTTGGCGGATTCCTTGCCAAAAGCCGGGGGAATTATCTTCGATGAAACCGATGATATGCTGAATGTAATCGGTCAAAAAGAGCGTACAGACGTTGTAAGCACGCCTTACCACGCCCATCCTTATAAAATTGAAGATGGCAGAACGATTCTGGTTACACCGGATGGAAAAGAAGTTTCTGTGCTGGTTTTTGGAAACCACAACATGAAAAATATAAGCGGTGCTTATGCCGTTTGCGAACGCCTGGGCATTACTGATGATCAGTTCTACGAAGCCATTCAGAGCTTCAAAGGCGCTTCTAAACGGCTTGAATTATTGGGCAAAACAGACACGGTGAGCATTTACCGGGATTTCGCACATGCGCCTTCCAAGGTGGAAGCAACGACCGCTGCTTTGAAAGAACAATATCCGGATCGGACATTGGTTGCCTGCGCAGAGCTGCACACATTCAGCAGTTTGAACAAAGATTTTTTGAGCCAATATCGCAGGAAGTTGAAGTCGGCTGATATTGCAGTGGTTTATTTTAATCCGGTAACCGTTGAGCACAAGCGACTTGAACCCATTTCGGAAGACGACATTCGCACAGCGTTCAAACGCGAAGACCTTCATGTTTTTACAGACTCTGCAAAAATGGTGGAGTTTCTGAAATTACAGACCTGGGAAAACGCCAACCTGCTGCTAATGAGCTCCGGAACTTTCGGTGATCTGGATTTGAAGGCATTGGCGGATTCGCTTTTAGCCTGAGTTTTACATATACACTATAATTCTAAGTTGAAGTTATGCAATCCATTGTAGTTTACTGCGGTTCAAATCCGGGCAAAAAACCAATTTACGCTGAAACCGCCTATGCCTTAGGCGCAGAACTGGCAAAAAGAAACATCAGGCTCATTTACGGCGGTGGAAATATGGGCTTAATGGGCCGCGTGGCTGACGGAGCCATGGAAAACAATGGCTCCGTGACCGGCATCATTCCTAACTTTCTTGCCAAACTGGAAGTTGCCCACAAAACACTGACCGAGATCCATTTCACGGAAACCATGCATGAGCGTAAAGCCAAAATGGCCTCCATTACAGACGGCGTTATTGCACTTCCGGGCGGCTACGGCACTTTTGATGAGTTATTTGAAATACTCACCTGGTCGCAACTGAAAATTTTTAAAGGACCGGTTGGCTTGCTGAATGTCAATGGATTTTACGATCTGATGCTTTTGCAACTCGACAAAATGGTGGAAGAGGGGTTTTTACACCCTGATAATCAAAAACTTTTGGTGGTGGCTGATAATGTATCAGGCCTCTTGGAAAAAATGGAAGCATTTCGTGTTGGAAACACAGAAAATAAGCCATTGGATAAGTCGTTATATGTAGACAACAATTAACTACCCTTCCAAAAGACGATGCGCATTTCATTACTTGCCGTGCTGTTTACTTCAATTTCCTTTTGTGCAAATGCGCAGCTGGAAAATCTTGGAAAAACGGTGAACACTGAATACAATGAAATTAACCCTATTATTTCGCCCGACGGCAAGACCATTTACTTCTCCCGGGTAAGCCATCCGCAAAATACGCACGGGACCAAAGGCAGTCAGGACATATGGTTTTCGGAATTGAAAAATGATAAGTGGTCGCAGTCGCGACGGCTTCCCGCTCCGCTGAATAAAGAGGATTACAACAGCCTTTATAGCATTACACCAGATGGTAACACCTTGTTAATCAAAGGTTCTTACAAAAACGGCGTGTACGAAACGCGCGGATTTTCGACGAGTAAAAAAACCTCCCGCGGATGGGCAGCCCCTAATAAGCTCGAAATTCCCGGTTATGCGAAGATCAGTAAAGGGCAGTTTGACTGCGGTTATCTTTCCAATGATGGAAAGACATTAATCATGTCGTTCAGCGAAAAGAAAAACAGCAAGGTGGATGACATTTATGTGAGTTTCAAGGCGAAAGATGGAACTTGGTCTAAGCCCATGAACATTGGACCGGAGATCAATTCCGAAGAATTTACCGAAACCACGCCGTTCCTGGCCCCTGACGGCGTCACATTGTATTTTTCAAGCGACCGCAAAGGCGGCCAGGGCAGCAACGACATTTATTACAGCAAGCGGATCGACAAAACCTGGAAACGGTGGAGCAGGCCTGTAAACCTTGGTCCAGCTATCAATTCCGACGGTTATGATGCCTATTACACCATTTCTGCGTTGGGCGATTATTCTTATATGGTCTCGTTCAAGGGCACGGAGGGCAAGGGAGATGTGGTGCGTTACAACCTGAAACCGACAGAAGTTCCGGGTGATACAACCGAAGCGCCAATCGCAATTGTGCCTGTTTCTGACCCGGTAGTGATGGTTAGCGGGAAAGTGATCGACTCTAAAACGGGAAAACCCGTCGAAGCAACGATCATTTATGAAAGCCTGGCAGATGGTGAAGAGGTGGGGACGGCCACGACGAACCCTACAACCGGCGAATACAAAATTATCCTCCCCTATGGGCAAAAATACAGCATGCGCGCGGTCGCGCCCGACTTCATTGCTGAAGGAGAGAACATTGATCTGAGTGATTCAACGGCGACCAAGGGTTTTAAAGAAATTACTAATAAATCTTTAAAGCTCATTCCGATTGAAGAAGGCCAAATTGTGCGTCTGAATAACATTTTCTTTGCCACAGGAAAATCAACATTGAGCAGTGAATCCTTTCCCGAATTGAACCGGATCGCTATTTCCATGACCGAAAACAAGACGCTTACCATTGAATTGGGCGGGCATACAGACAACACCGGTAGCGCCGAATTCAACATTAAGCTTTCCCAGGACCGGGCCGATTCCGTCAGGGAATATCTGATTGGAAAGGGAATCGAGCCGGATCGCGTGGGCAGCAAAGGTTACGGTGAGACGGTTCCGGTTGCTACAAATGATACACCTGAGGGCCAGCAACAAAACCGCCGTGTTGAATTTAAGATCTTAAAGAAATAACAGCCTCTTCGGACCTCTTAACTGTACTCTCCTTTTTGCGTTTTAGTCCAAAAACAATGCGCAGGATATTGAGTTGTTTGATCAGAAAATGATATATGACCAGGCAGATCAGAAATGTGGCCACTGATAAGTAAATAAACTTTACTATCCAGGGTAATGCTGTGTTTATCAATGGATAAGCCAGACAAACAATGACTGTCTGATGTAGAATATAAAACGGGTAAACCGCTTCATTGGCATACTTCAAAAAGCGGTTTGAAAATTGGAGATAAACATATGCATAACCAAAAATGGACAGGAGGATACACCAGGCATTCAGCGTCTTAAGCAAATTATAAAAAATAATTTCCCCGCCTTCAATCTCCGCCCTCGGAATCCAGTAAAATGCATACAGGATGGCTGTGAATATCAGCCATATCACCAGATTGACTTTTCTATATTTTTTTAGTGTTTCCCAGAAACCGGTTTGTGTACACAAAACAAAGCCTGTAACGAAAAGTGTAAAGTCGTGAAAATGCTCATTCCAATCCCTGATCAGATTATGCGTTGTCGGGAAATGCCCCAGCAAGACGTTTCCCAACATGTGCCAGAGCACGGGGACGAGTATCAATGTGAAAGGATTACCAAATAAACGAACCCAGCTTGCTGTTAACTGATTGTGGCGGCGAATGAATAACAATAATGGCAGACCGATGATCGAGTATAAAAAAATATAGACGAGATACCAAAGGTGATGCCAGCTGAAACTTCCAGCAGGATAGGGCGTAAAGTCAAAAATGGTTTTGTAAAACTCCCCATAGGAATAAGTTTCACCCTGGGTAAGGCGCTCCAAAAAGATCTGCGGCGGCACGATCACAAATATGCCAAAAACCAGCGGAATGAATATTCTGACAAACCTTTCGCTCAAAAATGCCTTCGGTCCGCGGCTCCCTAAGGCGAAATACATTCCGGCACCGGAGATCATAAAAAGAAGCGACATACGCCACTGACTCGTAAATCGCATCGGCAATTCAATGGCATGGGTGATTACATCATTTTTAATGTGCCATTCCCAAAAATTGAAAAACATGCCAACGTGGAAAAAGATAAGGATCGCAAATGCGATGACGCGCAGCCAGTCGAGATCGTAGCGACGCGCTGGTAAATTAGCTGAATGTAAGTTTTCTTGATTTTTCATGGTCGGATCTGTTTTTTTTTCCGGACAAAAGTATCCGCACCCGAGGGCAAAAAACGACCGTGATTATCAGCTAGGAGTTCTTCCCGATACATCAGAACGGGGAAAAAGCTATTTTACAGCATTCTTTTTGAACTCAGAAGGCGTATAACCTGTGAGTTTTCGGAAAGAAGTATTAAATGCAGATTTGGAATTATAACCAACCATCTGCGCGATTTCTTCGATTTTGATAAAGTTGCTTCCTTCGTCCCGAAGCAGTTTCTGGGCCTCATTTATCCTGTAATTGGCAACAAAATCAAAAAAACTCTGACCTAATTCTTCATTCAAAATCTGGGACAAATGATGCGTCGAGATGCCTAAGCGTTTTGCCAGCATAGGGAGCGAAAATCCCGGATCGAGAAAAACTTTCTCACTATTCATAAGGTCATCCAGTTTTTTCAAAGTCGTGAACCGGATTTCCTGCGTCAATGAGGATTTTTCATATTTCCTGGCAGAACGGACATTGTTATCCTGAAAAAAAAGTGACCTGCGCAGGACTGTAAAACTGGTTGCGTAAATAATGAATGCAATAAATGCGGCGATAATGTGATCACCCAGATCATGCGGGAAAGATAGCCGCACAATAAGATAAATGATCACCAAAGCTGTTAACTCCAGGTGGAAGTTACGATACCAGGACAAAGCGCTTTTTTCCCTGGTGAAAAAAGAAAGACGCTCTTTTTTGAACGCATTACCCAGGAAGTAAAGACCTGCGAGGTTGTACATCACCATACTAAGGGCGGTGAGATCGGTAATGCGATCTTTCAGAAAAAACATCCAGTCGCTTCCGTAACGATTAGAAACCATCATTTCCATCTCGGGATGATAGGCGGAAATGTTGCAATTGTATTTGTATGCGTTGCCTTGCGGATATATGAGGACGCACATATATAGGAAATAAATTATCGCGGGCAACAAATGCAGCCAGTTGGCCTTCTCCTCCCTTTGCGTAATGCTTATTTTAATATACAAAAACGCCAGCGGGGCCAGCAGAAGATTGATCGGTTCCGAAAAATCGACCAGCCATAACACCCGGAACATGTAATTGGTGTATCCCAGCCAGACATCCCCCAGCAAAATGGCCATACCTAATATAAGCCCCCCTAAAAATAAGTTGGGTCGCTTATCTCCTCCGGAATGCGATAGAAAAAAGTAAGCCAATATAAGCCCCTGAACGAACCCCAGCAGAATGAATACGGAAAACAGGTCAGCCCGAACTGGAAGGGTTGCAGGAGTCATAAAAATATATCTGTATTCAAATATACAAAATCAAAAATGTATGTGTGTGCATATTCCGGCACCAAAATTTAAAGCGACTTTCGGATTTCACAACAGGTGCTGCATACATTGCGGATATCAGCACACCCGAAAAACGGGCACAAAATTTCGGTTTACTGGGTGCTGCTTTCGGTCTTGGTTTTATCATTGGTCCGGTTGTCGGTGGTTTGCTAGAACAGTATGGAACCCGCGTTCCTTTCCTCGCTGCGGCGGCATTTTCTCTTGCTTTATGCTTTGCTCCCAAGGCTGGATGATGTATGTATTTATGGTTCCTTACATTATGGGAAGCATTGCCGGGCTCGCATTACAAGGGATCATTTCTACCCAGGTTCAACCGAATGAGCAAGGCGAAATTCAGGGCGCCTTAACCAGCTTGCAAAGTTTGACCTCTATTATTGGCCCGCCACTGATGACCAACTTATTCTCCTTTTTTACGCAGCCTTCCGCACCCCTCTATTTACCTGGAGCACCCATGATCATGGCGGCGGTTCTCACATTGCTGAGCACATTCCTGGCCAGGAGAAGCCTTAAACGTAATTTTTAAGAGGAACTAGTAGAGTATTATCAGGAAAAGAAATACAACCAGCCAGAGCGCGCCAGTAAAATGCCAGTAACGGGTTAACAACTTAATCCGCAGCCGGTTCGGCGGATTCACGCTGTAAACAAATGAGTCAACATAAGTTCTATTTTTTACAGCTTTCTGGAAAAGCATGCTTAGATAAACCACCCCGGCAATGATATGCACTAAATGCAAGCCGGTAAGAAGATAAATTAGTCCGCTGGAAGTTGTGACACCTTCAAATATGCCTGCATTCATCATTTCTGCCCAGCCGCCTGCCTGCAATAAAATAAATGTGATCCCCAGCAACAACGTAGCTCCCAGGAAAACGCGGTAATGAAGGAAACGCTCACTTGCAAATGCCAGATTGGCCTCATGCAACGTGATACTACTAAACAAAATGACCAGTGTACTCAACCAAAACATATCAGGAAGCACGATCATGTGCCCCGTCTCCCTATGCATCCGGACCAGGAAAATGATGAAAATAGAAGTAAAAAGCAGCGAGCTTCCGATCACACCGAGCCACAGCATAAAACCCAGGGGTTCTCGCCGCTTGGTAAAGGGGTTTTCCTTTAATTTGGTGGTTGGTTTGGAGCTCATTACAACGCTGTTCTCTAATGCTTTATAAGCGGGGAGGTGAATATAGTTACAATTTCCCGCGTTTTGTAACCTGATAATAATTTTTAATCCAGCCGTCCCTGCCAAACAACAAATTCAGCAAAATGCTTCGATAAATCCTTTTCCAAATCAAATATTCCAAATAAGGTTGACCCGGATCCGCTCATTGCTGCATAGCCTGCGCCTTGTTTGTATAATGCTTCTTTGATTTCTGCTAAAAGAGGGTATTTGGGAAAAAGAGTTGCTTCAAAATCATTTTTAACTTTATGTTTCCAATTGCCAATCGGCTCTTTTAATACAATACGCAAATCAAACTCACTGCGTTTCGGAATAATTCCTGAATATGCTTCCGCGGTTGAAATATGCATTCCCGGATTGACCAAAACAATCCATCTTCCATTCAAATTCAGCTCAATATCTTCGGAAATGTCTCCTTTCTGAAAACAATAAGCAGGCTTGTTAGGAATAAAAAAAGCGCAATCGCTCCCTAATCTACGTGCGTAGTCAAGCTGTTTTTCAAAAGATATTTTAAGATTAAAGTGCTGGTCCAAAGCCTTGATGGCAAATGCCGCGTCAGCAGATCCTCCTCCCAGCCCTGCGCCTATGGGAATGCTTTTCAGCAAATGCATTTTCACCGGCGGCAGTGGATAGTCCGTCGCGATCATTTGATATGCCTTTGTACAAAGGTTATCAGATGCTCCTCCGGGGATCGGTATGCCGTCCGCCTGGAAGGAAAACTGCTCGTCAACAGTGATTTCGAGCGCGTCGGACCAGCCTACAGGGTAAAAACAAGATTCTATATTATGATACCCGTCGGCCCGTTTTTCAACGATATTGAGGCCTATATTAATTTTTGCGTTTGGGAATACAAGCATTATTCTATTTTATTGTTCCCACCGCCACTCCTGCCCGATGACCAATTCTTCTTTCAATCCCTGGGAAATCAGATAATCACGGGTTTTGGCATCGGAAAGCTTGGAAACGGCAATGGTCTCAGTGTTTGCCAGCGCATACAGATACATGGATGCAATGCGCACGGTATTTTCAAATTGGTCTTTATTTACCAGACTAAAATCGTCGCAATCAGCATGATAGCATTGCAACACATTCGGATCCAAGTGACCGGATAAGCCCGCGATGGGGACTCCTTCAAGCATAAATGGCTGGTGATCGCTGTGTAATCCGGCACGGTTTGACGACTCATTTTTGAAAGACTGGTCAACATGCTGAATGGCACTGCCCACACTTGCAAAGAATTCATTCATTTCATCCCTTCCAAAAGCATTAACGCCTCTCGGGTCATTCGTCATATCCAGGTTCATCATATAACTTACCTTATTGATCTCACCGGACTTCTTCAATTCACTAACAAAGTGCTTTGAACCCAGCAAACCTTGTTCTTCGCCCATGAACAAAACGAACTGGATTGTGCGCTCAGGCTTCACTTTCAGTGCTTTGAAGGCTCTTGCAATGTCCATTACCGCAAAGGAGCCGATACCGTTGTCGATTGCGCCTGTTGCCAGATCCCAGGAATCCAGGTGGCCGCCAATAATCACTCTTTCATCCGATTTACCTCTGAGCGTTGCAATTACATTTCTTGCTTTGATGGGCTTGGAAATGTTGTGCATATCAATGTGGGCTTCCAGAGGCCCTTCCTCCTTTAACCATTTACGCAGTTCTCCTCCGCTGTCATTTGAAATACAAACCGCCGGGATCGAAATGATTGCACCAGTTACCGAAGCTGTTCCTGTAAGCAGGATTTTGCCCGGCGCACCGTTCACCATGATTACACCGGTTGCACCGTATTTAATTGCCAGCGCCGTTTTTTCAGAACGGTGCAGGTTTTTCTTGCCAGCTGCCCCAACGAGATTGATGTTAGCGAGCGCGACTTTACCCTTTATTCTTTCCTTAATTGCTTCGAAATCTTCTTCAAGCCCATTGCCTACATCCACAATTTCGCCTTGCAACTTGGACTCGACAGGCGAATGCGCCAGCGAGACAACCGGAACTTCTCTGAAATTATCGCTGCTGCTCGGTGCAATGGACAGAGTTACCGTGTCGCGCATCCACGCTTCTACCTCAAATGGCTGATATGAAACATCTGTAAATCCGTAACTTTTCAGGAGTTGAAATGCGTATTCCTCGGCTTTTTCCCCGTTTACACTGCCTGTTAACCTATGCCCGATAGTCTTTGTTGCTTCACCTAGCGTCTGATACGCTTTGCTGTTTTTTCTTACTTCATTATCAAGCCGGGAGAAGGGTTTTTCCCATTTTTTATCAATAGCACTAAATCCGGCGAACAAAACAAATAAGCCACCAACCAAAACCACTTGTACAATTTTTTTCATAATACCCATTGAAGGATGCCCTGTTTTCTTAAAATTTACACCATGAATTAATAATCAGCTATTTGGTGTTCTGCTTCGTTAACACAAATAAGACTACAAATAGATTCAAATTGTTTCAATATCTTCATTAAAATAGTGAATTTTTCGCGGACTGGATATCTTTTTTGTTTTTCCATGTAAAGGAAGTTCGGCAAGGCGATTTTAAATAAGTGTAATATTTACACTTAACAGTTTGTTTTTTCAGATCCGGTGGAACATTTTTGCATTATTTTCGGCTTACATTTAAATATTACAGCAATTTTTAATCAAAATAGAAACAATGTATTTCCTGGGATTCGATTTAGGCAGTTCGTCCGTAAAAGCATGTTTGATCCACGCAGATTCGGGTGCAGTCGCCGCCGCTGCGTTTTATCCTGAACGGGAAATGACAATCGCCGCCCCCAAGCCTGGCTTCGCGGAGCAACAGCCCGAAATGTGGTGGCAAAATGCTTGCCTTGCTTCAAAAGCAGTAATCCAAAAGGCCGGTATTTCGCCTGAGGAAGTGGGTGCGATCGGAATTTCATATCAGATGCATGGTTTAGTGGTTGTTGATAAGGATATGAATGTGCTCCGTCCGTCTATTATCTGGTGCGACAGCCGCGCGGTGGAAGTTGGTAACAAGGCGATGGAAGCATTGGGCGAGGAATACGTGCTGCCCCACCTGCTTAATTCCCCTGGTAATTTCACTGCTTCCAAGTTAGGCTGGGTTAAGGAAAACGAGCCTGATGTATATGCAAAAGTGTATAAATTCATGCTTCCCGGCGATTACCTAGCTGCCCGCATGACCGGCGAAATTGTCACTACACCGTCGGGCTTATCCGAAGGCATTTTCTGGGACTTTGTCAACGGCCGCCCCGCAGATTTTCTTTTCGACTATT
It includes:
- a CDS encoding M28 family peptidase, which translates into the protein MKKIVQVVLVGGLFVLFAGFSAIDKKWEKPFSRLDNEVRKNSKAYQTLGEATKTIGHRLTGSVNGEKAEEYAFQLLKSYGFTDVSYQPFEVEAWMRDTVTLSIAPSSSDNFREVPVVSLAHSPVESKLQGEIVDVGNGLEEDFEAIKERIKGKVALANINLVGAAGKKNLHRSEKTALAIKYGATGVIMVNGAPGKILLTGTASVTGAIISIPAVCISNDSGGELRKWLKEEGPLEAHIDMHNISKPIKARNVIATLRGKSDERVIIGGHLDSWDLATGAIDNGIGSFAVMDIARAFKALKVKPERTIQFVLFMGEEQGLLGSKHFVSELKKSGEINKVSYMMNLDMTNDPRGVNAFGRDEMNEFFASVGSAIQHVDQSFKNESSNRAGLHSDHQPFMLEGVPIAGLSGHLDPNVLQCYHADCDDFSLVNKDQFENTVRIASMYLYALANTETIAVSKLSDAKTRDYLISQGLKEELVIGQEWRWEQ